In Rahnella sikkimica, the following are encoded in one genomic region:
- the fliO gene encoding flagellar biosynthetic protein FliO, producing MSQTAATDSPYVQGAQTHASTQALAPALPASSVLTQVSTVLGGILLLILCIGWVAKRTGFAPQSKNNKLLKVTASVQVGRSEKVVIVEVDNTWLVLGVTAQNITPLHTLSAPPAVQTPDSGTTDSQPADFRQLMQKMLKRPGKQA from the coding sequence ATGAGCCAGACTGCGGCTACGGATTCTCCGTACGTTCAGGGTGCGCAAACTCACGCCTCGACACAGGCTTTAGCGCCAGCATTGCCCGCCAGTTCTGTGCTGACACAGGTCAGTACTGTGCTTGGCGGCATTCTGTTGCTGATCCTGTGCATCGGCTGGGTGGCCAAACGCACCGGATTCGCGCCGCAGTCAAAAAATAACAAACTGCTGAAAGTGACGGCCAGCGTTCAGGTAGGACGCAGCGAAAAAGTGGTGATCGTGGAAGTGGATAATACCTGGCTGGTGCTGGGCGTGACCGCACAAAACATCACCCCGCTGCATACACTGAGCGCGCCGCCGGCAGTGCAAACGCCGGATTCAGGCACTACAGACAGTCAGCCAGCGGATTTCCGTCAGCTGATGCAGAAAATGTTGAAACGTCCGGGAAAGCAGGCATGA
- the fliP gene encoding flagellar type III secretion system pore protein FliP (The bacterial flagellar biogenesis protein FliP forms a type III secretion system (T3SS)-type pore required for flagellar assembly.), with product MRSAFTAARQRPVRLFTRLCLPLLLLISPAAFAQLPGIISQQLSNGAQNWSLPIQTLVFITTLTLLPAMLLMCTSFTRIIIVLGLLRNALGTPSAPPNQVLLGLGLFLTFFVMAPVFDKIYSDAYQPFSENKITMQDAMDKGAQPLRQFMLRQTRESDLALYARLANIPPLAGPEAVPMRILLPAYVTSELKTAFQIGFTVFIPFMIIDLVVASVLMALGMMMVPPATISLPFKLMLFVLVDGWQLLLGSLAQSFYS from the coding sequence ATGAGATCCGCCTTTACCGCTGCCCGTCAGCGCCCTGTTCGCCTGTTCACCCGCCTGTGCCTGCCGTTGCTGCTCCTTATCAGCCCGGCCGCGTTCGCACAGTTGCCCGGTATTATCAGCCAGCAGTTGTCCAATGGTGCCCAGAACTGGTCGCTGCCGATTCAGACCCTGGTGTTCATCACCACGCTGACGCTGCTGCCCGCCATGTTGCTGATGTGTACCAGTTTCACCCGCATAATTATCGTACTCGGCCTGCTGCGAAATGCGCTGGGTACGCCGTCCGCGCCGCCAAACCAGGTGCTTCTGGGGCTCGGGCTGTTTCTGACCTTTTTCGTGATGGCACCGGTCTTCGACAAAATCTACAGCGACGCCTATCAGCCGTTTAGCGAAAACAAAATCACCATGCAGGATGCGATGGACAAAGGCGCTCAGCCGCTGCGCCAGTTCATGCTGCGCCAGACCCGTGAAAGCGACCTCGCGCTGTATGCCCGTCTGGCAAACATCCCGCCGCTGGCGGGCCCGGAAGCCGTACCGATGCGTATTCTGCTGCCTGCTTACGTCACCAGCGAGCTGAAGACGGCATTCCAGATTGGCTTCACCGTGTTCATTCCGTTCATGATTATCGATCTGGTGGTTGCCAGCGTGCTGATGGCGCTGGGCATGATGATGGTGCCACCGGCGACCATCTCACTCCCCTTCAAGCTGATGCTGTTTGTGCTCGTCGACGGCTGGCAACTGCTGCTCGGCTCACTGGCGCAGAGTTTTTACAGTTAA
- the fliQ gene encoding flagellar biosynthesis protein FliQ, whose product MTPESVMALGNEAMKVALAVAAPLLLAALVTGLIVSLLQAATQINEQTLSFIPKILAVVATIVIAGPWMLNLLLDYMRTLFSNLPYIIG is encoded by the coding sequence ATGACACCAGAGTCCGTTATGGCATTGGGTAATGAAGCGATGAAAGTGGCGCTGGCCGTTGCTGCACCGCTGTTGCTCGCGGCGCTGGTCACCGGGCTTATCGTCAGCCTGTTGCAGGCGGCGACGCAGATCAACGAACAAACCCTGTCCTTCATCCCTAAAATTCTGGCCGTTGTGGCGACCATCGTCATCGCCGGTCCGTGGATGCTGAATCTGCTGCTCGATTACATGCGCACGCTGTTTTCCAACCTGCCTTACATCATCGGTTAA
- the fliR gene encoding flagellar biosynthetic protein FliR — translation MVSFDSTQLAGWLSMYFWPLLRILALISTAPITSEKSVPARVKLGLGMMITFLIAPSLPPVDTPIFSTPALWLAMQQIMIGTALGITMQLAFAAIRMAGEIMGLQMGISFATFYDPSNRLNTPLLAQFLNLLAVLLFLSFNAHLWLISLLADSFHTLPISPNPVNAEGFMAVAKAGSIIFSGGLMLALPIVTLLLTLNMALGLLNRVTPQLSVFVIGFPLTLSIGILAIGLMMPMLAPFSEHLFSEILDKLVLIMNQFAAD, via the coding sequence ATGGTTTCCTTCGACAGTACCCAGCTTGCCGGATGGCTCAGCATGTACTTCTGGCCGCTGCTGCGGATCCTGGCGCTGATCAGCACCGCGCCTATCACCAGCGAAAAATCCGTACCGGCCCGCGTCAAACTCGGTCTGGGCATGATGATCACGTTTCTGATTGCGCCCTCGCTGCCGCCTGTCGATACCCCGATATTTTCCACGCCTGCCCTGTGGCTGGCGATGCAGCAAATCATGATCGGCACCGCGCTGGGCATCACGATGCAGCTGGCGTTTGCCGCCATCCGCATGGCCGGTGAAATCATGGGGCTGCAAATGGGGATTTCCTTTGCGACGTTTTACGACCCCAGCAACCGCCTGAACACCCCGCTGCTGGCGCAATTTCTGAACCTGCTGGCCGTCCTGCTTTTCCTGAGTTTCAACGCCCACCTGTGGCTGATTTCCCTGCTCGCCGACAGCTTCCATACCCTGCCCATCAGCCCGAATCCGGTCAACGCCGAAGGGTTTATGGCCGTGGCAAAAGCAGGCAGCATTATTTTCAGCGGTGGTCTGATGCTGGCATTACCGATTGTGACGCTGCTGCTCACGCTCAACATGGCGCTCGGCCTGTTAAACCGCGTCACGCCGCAGCTTTCCGTCTTCGTCATCGGTTTCCCGTTAACCCTCAGTATCGGGATTCTGGCCATCGGCCTGATGATGCCCATGCTCGCCCCGTTCAGCGAGCATCTGTTCAGTGAAATCCTCGATAAACTGGTGCTGATCATGAATCAGTTTGCGGCAGATTAG
- a CDS encoding histidine phosphatase family protein, with protein sequence MKNTLWKTLISFLVFGFMNVQAASIPASSAQATPEKDVVTFYVTRHGKTLFNTAHRAQGWSDTPLTAAGVSVAEDLGRGLKGIPFTAAWSSDSGRARQTAEIVLMSVGQALPVKEDERLRETFFGPYEGEHESVMWEPVAKKLGYADFTAVMQALSKGQITLKTMMNTLAAVDPTHTTENAEQVKTRMQAALHDIAKKTLAEGGGNVLIVSHGMAIMAMLEGMTPEENLRAPLQNASVTVITYKDGKFTVGKIGDMQFVEKGKLKN encoded by the coding sequence ATGAAAAATACGCTCTGGAAAACACTGATCTCATTTTTAGTCTTCGGATTTATGAATGTGCAGGCCGCGTCAATTCCTGCGTCTTCGGCGCAGGCAACGCCGGAGAAAGACGTCGTCACGTTTTACGTCACGCGTCACGGCAAAACCTTATTTAACACAGCGCACCGCGCGCAGGGCTGGTCCGATACGCCGCTCACGGCCGCCGGTGTCTCTGTGGCAGAAGATCTCGGGCGTGGCCTGAAAGGCATTCCTTTTACCGCCGCCTGGTCCAGTGATTCCGGCCGCGCGCGCCAGACGGCGGAAATCGTGCTGATGTCGGTCGGGCAGGCATTGCCGGTGAAGGAAGATGAACGTTTGCGCGAAACGTTTTTCGGCCCGTATGAGGGCGAACATGAATCCGTGATGTGGGAACCGGTCGCTAAAAAACTGGGCTATGCGGATTTCACTGCTGTGATGCAGGCGCTCTCAAAAGGGCAGATTACCCTCAAAACCATGATGAATACGCTGGCCGCCGTTGACCCTACGCACACCACAGAAAACGCAGAGCAGGTAAAAACCCGTATGCAGGCTGCGCTGCATGATATCGCAAAGAAAACCCTTGCCGAAGGCGGCGGTAACGTCCTGATTGTGTCGCATGGCATGGCCATCATGGCGATGCTGGAAGGCATGACGCCCGAAGAAAACCTGCGCGCGCCTTTGCAAAATGCCAGCGTCACGGTGATCACGTACAAAGACGGTAAATTCACCGTCGGAAAAATCGGGGATATGCAGTTTGTGGAAAAGGGGAAACTAAAAAACTAA
- a CDS encoding OprD family outer membrane porin, translating to MEKHALALVTGILCSPALAFAGVDDLAETDFIKNSSLNFGMHNIWKYLDEGETDKRNVHSAWGQGLALDYKSGYLADFIGVDASYYGVIKLAAADNFASRGILYDDGGKAKGFNKLGQFFGKAKFSQSGVEGNLYGGWKLIKLGALTTSMRAAPNTYNGWSGDLTYDAYRLRLAYVTQSLNRDSPDKVNFMTSDGHAIDSIYTGDVQFKTGNLTALYFYGESEDYLRRNGLELNLKQNKSLSYGVQIYMTQALDKWDSMANNKKDFDNRANHYAADMTWKYNGWTTKGGLAYTDANKEGGIGMYPRHMSKNSRGTFNSMTTAGLDYMRDEEKVLSLDVGYHITPELVLGINTHYGFFDFQGQPVKEGELNVYTLWKPASKKLKDLSIFAMIGPGRTYEHKGTAPIVDHHGNIKSADSFAAEFRLDYKFNIF from the coding sequence ATGGAAAAGCACGCTCTGGCACTGGTTACCGGCATTCTTTGTTCACCCGCACTGGCCTTTGCCGGTGTCGATGATCTCGCTGAAACTGATTTTATAAAAAACAGTTCACTCAATTTTGGGATGCATAATATATGGAAATACCTGGATGAAGGTGAAACAGATAAACGCAATGTTCACTCGGCATGGGGGCAGGGGCTGGCACTGGATTATAAGTCCGGGTATTTGGCCGATTTTATTGGCGTTGATGCATCCTATTATGGCGTGATCAAGTTGGCGGCTGCCGATAATTTCGCGTCAAGAGGGATTTTGTATGATGACGGCGGAAAGGCTAAAGGCTTTAATAAACTTGGTCAGTTTTTTGGTAAAGCGAAATTCTCGCAGTCAGGCGTCGAAGGCAATTTGTATGGCGGTTGGAAACTCATCAAACTCGGTGCGCTGACTACCTCAATGCGCGCCGCGCCCAACACGTATAACGGCTGGAGCGGTGACCTGACCTACGACGCGTACCGTTTGCGGCTGGCATACGTGACTCAATCGCTGAACCGTGATTCGCCGGATAAAGTGAATTTCATGACCAGCGACGGCCACGCGATTGACTCAATCTATACCGGCGACGTTCAGTTCAAAACCGGCAACCTCACCGCGCTCTATTTCTACGGTGAGAGTGAAGACTATTTGCGCAGAAATGGGCTGGAGCTGAACCTGAAGCAAAATAAATCTTTGTCCTACGGCGTGCAGATTTATATGACGCAGGCGCTGGATAAATGGGACAGCATGGCGAATAACAAAAAGGATTTTGACAACCGTGCCAATCATTATGCGGCGGACATGACGTGGAAATATAACGGCTGGACAACCAAAGGCGGGCTGGCGTATACCGACGCGAATAAAGAGGGTGGGATCGGCATGTACCCACGACATATGAGTAAAAACTCGCGTGGTACGTTTAATTCGATGACCACGGCTGGGTTGGATTATATGCGCGACGAGGAAAAAGTATTGTCGCTGGATGTTGGCTATCACATCACGCCGGAATTAGTCCTGGGCATCAATACACATTACGGCTTCTTTGATTTCCAGGGGCAGCCGGTGAAAGAGGGGGAATTAAACGTCTACACGCTGTGGAAACCGGCGTCGAAAAAACTCAAGGATTTATCAATTTTCGCCATGATCGGGCCGGGCAGAACCTATGAGCATAAAGGCACTGCGCCGATTGTCGATCATCACGGAAATATCAAAAGCGCCGACAGTTTTGCGGCGGAGTTTCGTCTGGATTACAAATTCAACATATTTTAA
- the rlmC gene encoding 23S rRNA (uracil(747)-C(5))-methyltransferase RlmC produces the protein MHCALYTAGTCRSCQWLDTPYSQQLADKQRDLHSLLEGLPVGEWREPVTGPESAFRNKAKMVVSGSVERPLLGMLHRDGTPVDLCECPLYPARFPAVFSVLKTFIARAGLTPYNVARKRGELKFLLLTESQKDGGMMLRFVLRSEAKLAQLRAALPWLQQQLPQLTVISANIQPVHMAILEGDTEIPLTDVQRLEEEFNHVPLFIRPQSFFQTNPQVAERLYATARDWVRERGNIASMWDLFCGVGGFGLHCATPDMKLTGIEISAEAIACAKESASRLGLKNVEFQALDSTGFATGKGEVPDLVLVNPPRRGIGKTLCDYLSQMAPDTILYSSCNAQTMAKDLALLPGYAIARVQLFDMFPHTAHYEVMALLTREI, from the coding sequence ATGCACTGCGCACTTTATACCGCCGGAACCTGCCGCTCATGTCAGTGGCTCGACACGCCTTATTCGCAACAGTTAGCCGACAAACAGCGGGATTTACACTCTCTGCTGGAAGGTTTGCCGGTGGGAGAATGGCGCGAACCGGTGACCGGGCCGGAAAGTGCGTTTCGCAATAAAGCGAAAATGGTGGTCAGCGGCAGCGTGGAGCGCCCGTTGCTCGGCATGTTACACCGTGACGGCACGCCGGTGGATTTATGCGAATGTCCGCTGTATCCCGCCCGTTTCCCGGCTGTGTTTTCCGTGCTCAAAACCTTTATCGCCCGCGCCGGTCTGACGCCGTATAACGTGGCGCGTAAGCGTGGCGAGCTGAAATTCCTGTTACTCACCGAAAGCCAGAAAGACGGCGGCATGATGCTGCGTTTTGTTCTGCGTTCCGAAGCCAAACTTGCCCAGTTGCGCGCCGCGCTGCCGTGGTTGCAACAGCAATTACCGCAACTGACCGTGATTTCGGCCAACATCCAGCCGGTGCATATGGCGATCCTCGAAGGCGACACCGAAATTCCGCTGACCGACGTGCAACGTCTCGAAGAAGAATTTAACCATGTCCCGCTGTTTATCCGACCGCAGAGCTTCTTCCAGACCAATCCGCAGGTCGCTGAACGCCTTTACGCCACCGCGCGCGACTGGGTGCGTGAGCGCGGCAATATTGCCAGCATGTGGGATTTATTTTGCGGCGTCGGCGGTTTTGGCCTGCATTGCGCCACGCCGGACATGAAACTGACCGGCATTGAAATCAGCGCAGAGGCAATCGCCTGTGCGAAGGAATCAGCCAGCCGTCTGGGGCTGAAAAACGTCGAATTCCAGGCGCTGGATTCCACCGGTTTTGCGACCGGAAAAGGCGAAGTCCCGGATCTGGTGCTGGTGAATCCGCCACGGCGCGGCATCGGCAAAACGCTGTGTGATTACCTGAGCCAGATGGCGCCGGACACCATTTTGTATTCCAGCTGCAATGCGCAGACGATGGCAAAGGATCTGGCTTTGTTGCCGGGCTACGCGATTGCGCGCGTCCAGCTTTTCGACATGTTCCCGCACACCGCGCATTACGAAGTGATGGCGCTGCTGACGCGGGAAATATAA
- a CDS encoding YbjO family protein, producing MKLAFIPVPVMIAASAIIATRCLEFILLFDAMGFSGLMSFIEVSAESWLNCFILLASLLIVLIECRAAYAMMRARIWGRRAFIGCQVVVVGYMLLASFEWFGPRIFRFDVDTQGEFLTALLVQKIPDIVVLLLLFVPASSRRYFAKRK from the coding sequence ATGAAACTGGCATTTATCCCTGTTCCCGTCATGATTGCAGCCTCGGCGATTATTGCCACGCGCTGCCTTGAGTTTATTTTGCTGTTTGACGCCATGGGTTTTTCAGGGCTGATGAGCTTTATTGAGGTCAGCGCAGAGTCCTGGCTGAACTGTTTTATTCTGCTGGCCAGCCTGCTGATTGTACTGATTGAATGCCGGGCGGCGTACGCGATGATGCGTGCGCGGATCTGGGGGCGCAGGGCGTTCATTGGCTGTCAGGTGGTTGTGGTGGGTTATATGTTGCTGGCCTCATTCGAATGGTTCGGGCCGCGTATTTTTCGCTTTGATGTCGACACGCAGGGCGAATTTCTCACCGCGCTGCTGGTGCAAAAAATCCCAGACATTGTGGTTCTGCTCCTGCTTTTCGTGCCAGCCAGCAGCCGCCGCTACTTTGCCAAACGTAAATAG
- the potI gene encoding putrescine ABC transporter permease PotI: MNQLPVVRSPWRILILVLGFTFLYAPMLMLVIYSFNSSKLVTVWAGWSTRWYTQLFHDSAMISAVGMSLTIATAAATMAVIVGTLAAVVMVRFRRFRGSTGFAFMLTAPLVMPDVITGLALLLLFVAMGHAFGWPAERGMFTIWLAHVTFCSAYVAVVVSARLRELDRSIEEAAMDLGAAPVKVFFIITLPMILPALISGWLLAFTLSLDDLVIASFVAGPGATTLPMLVFASVRMGVNPEINALATLILLVVGIIGMIAWWFMSRAEKQRIKDIQRAARN, encoded by the coding sequence ATGAATCAGTTACCGGTTGTTCGTTCGCCTTGGCGAATTCTTATTCTGGTGCTCGGCTTTACGTTTTTGTATGCGCCGATGCTGATGCTGGTTATTTATTCGTTTAACAGTTCCAAGCTTGTTACGGTCTGGGCGGGCTGGTCTACCCGCTGGTATACTCAGCTTTTCCATGATTCTGCGATGATTAGCGCGGTGGGCATGAGCCTGACGATTGCTACCGCAGCCGCCACCATGGCGGTGATTGTCGGTACGCTGGCGGCGGTGGTGATGGTGCGATTCCGGCGTTTTCGTGGCTCGACGGGTTTTGCGTTTATGCTGACAGCGCCGCTGGTTATGCCGGATGTGATTACCGGTCTGGCGCTGCTGTTGCTGTTTGTGGCGATGGGGCACGCTTTTGGCTGGCCGGCTGAGCGCGGCATGTTCACCATCTGGCTGGCGCATGTGACGTTTTGTAGTGCGTATGTGGCGGTGGTGGTGTCGGCGAGATTACGTGAACTGGATCGTTCCATTGAAGAAGCCGCGATGGATTTAGGCGCTGCGCCAGTGAAAGTCTTCTTCATCATTACGCTGCCGATGATCCTGCCCGCGCTGATTTCCGGCTGGCTGCTGGCGTTTACGCTGTCGCTCGACGATCTGGTTATCGCCAGTTTTGTCGCCGGGCCGGGCGCTACGACCTTGCCAATGCTGGTCTTCGCCAGCGTGCGCATGGGCGTTAACCCGGAAATCAACGCACTGGCGACGCTCATCCTGCTGGTGGTGGGCATCATCGGGATGATTGCCTGGTGGTTTATGTCCAGAGCCGAGAAGCAAAGAATTAAGGACATCCAGCGCGCAGCGCGAAATTAA
- the potH gene encoding putrescine ABC transporter permease PotH: MSVISEVTTAKPPGGAKALIGRLQQRHGRKLVILLPLVWFLLLFLLPFLIVFKISFAEMARAIPPYTDLVTWTDGMLDIALNIGNYIGLTQDPLYIDAYLQSLEVAAISTILCLLIGYPLAWAVAHSSKSMRNILLLLVILPSWTSFLIRVYAWIGILKDNGVLNNVLLWMHVIDQPLVILHTNLAVYIGIVYSYLPFMILPIYTALTRMDYSLVEAASDLGARPMKTFFKVIMPLTKGGIIAGSMLVFIPAVGEYVIPELLGGPDSNMIGRVLWQEFFNNRDWPVASAVAVVMLLLLIMPILWFQKYQNKELGDKE, encoded by the coding sequence ATGTCTGTGATTTCTGAAGTGACGACCGCTAAACCTCCGGGTGGAGCCAAAGCCCTGATCGGACGCCTGCAACAACGTCATGGCCGCAAGCTGGTGATTTTATTGCCGCTGGTGTGGTTCCTGCTGCTGTTTTTATTGCCGTTCCTGATTGTGTTCAAAATCAGTTTCGCCGAGATGGCGCGCGCCATTCCGCCGTATACCGATCTGGTGACATGGACAGACGGTATGCTGGATATTGCGCTCAATATCGGTAACTACATCGGCCTCACGCAGGATCCGCTGTACATCGATGCCTATCTGCAATCGCTGGAAGTGGCTGCGATTTCCACGATTCTGTGTCTGCTGATCGGTTATCCGCTGGCCTGGGCCGTGGCGCACAGCAGCAAATCCATGCGCAACATTTTGCTGTTGCTGGTGATCCTGCCGTCGTGGACCTCATTCCTGATCCGCGTCTACGCCTGGATTGGCATTCTCAAAGATAACGGCGTGCTGAACAACGTGCTGCTCTGGATGCATGTCATCGACCAGCCGCTGGTGATTTTGCACACCAATCTGGCGGTCTATATCGGGATTGTGTACTCGTATCTGCCGTTTATGATCCTGCCGATTTACACCGCGCTGACCCGAATGGATTACTCGCTGGTGGAAGCGGCGTCCGATCTCGGTGCACGGCCGATGAAAACCTTCTTCAAAGTGATCATGCCGCTGACCAAAGGCGGGATTATTGCCGGTTCCATGCTGGTCTTTATTCCGGCAGTCGGCGAGTACGTGATCCCGGAACTGCTCGGCGGCCCGGACAGCAACATGATCGGGCGCGTCTTGTGGCAGGAATTCTTCAACAACCGCGACTGGCCGGTGGCGTCTGCGGTGGCGGTGGTTATGCTGTTGCTGCTGATCATGCCGATCCTGTGGTTCCAGAAATACCAAAACAAAGAGCTGGGAGACAAAGAATGA
- the potF gene encoding spermidine/putrescine ABC transporter substrate-binding protein PotF yields MFTLRKKWLSGVVAGLVMAASVTASAEEKTLHIYNWSDYIAPNTVLDFQKETGIKVVYDVFDSNEVLEGKLMAGSTGFDLVVPSASFLERQLSAGVFQPLDKSKLPNYKNLDPDLLKMVAQHDPGNKYAIPYLWATTGIGYNVDKVKAVLGKDAPVDSWDLVLKPENLEKLKSCGVSFLDAPAEIYATVLNYLHLDPNSTKASDYTGAANDLLLKLRPNIRYFHSSQYINDLANGDICVAIGWAGDVMQASNRAKEAKNGVNVAYSIPKEGALAFFDVFAIPADAKNLDEAYQFLNYLMEPKVIAQISNTVYYASGNKAATPLVNENVRNNPGIYPPADVQAKLFSLKVQDPKIDRVITRSWTKVKTGK; encoded by the coding sequence ATGTTCACCCTGCGTAAAAAGTGGTTATCGGGTGTTGTCGCCGGTCTGGTTATGGCCGCGTCCGTCACAGCGTCTGCGGAAGAGAAAACGCTGCATATCTATAACTGGTCCGATTATATCGCGCCAAACACCGTGCTAGATTTCCAGAAGGAAACCGGCATTAAAGTGGTTTACGACGTGTTTGACTCCAACGAAGTGCTGGAAGGCAAACTGATGGCAGGAAGCACCGGCTTCGATCTGGTCGTGCCGTCAGCCAGTTTCCTTGAGCGCCAGTTGTCCGCAGGCGTATTCCAGCCGCTGGATAAGAGCAAACTGCCAAACTACAAAAATCTCGATCCTGATTTGCTCAAAATGGTGGCACAGCATGATCCGGGTAACAAATACGCAATTCCTTATCTCTGGGCGACCACCGGCATCGGCTATAACGTCGATAAAGTGAAAGCCGTGCTGGGTAAAGATGCGCCGGTAGACAGCTGGGATCTGGTGCTTAAACCTGAAAACTTAGAGAAACTGAAAAGCTGCGGCGTGTCATTCCTCGACGCACCGGCGGAAATTTACGCCACCGTGCTCAACTATCTGCACCTGGATCCGAACAGCACCAAAGCCTCGGATTACACCGGTGCCGCAAACGATTTGTTGCTGAAACTCCGTCCGAATATCCGTTATTTCCACTCTTCTCAGTACATCAACGATCTGGCCAACGGCGACATCTGTGTGGCGATTGGCTGGGCGGGCGATGTGATGCAGGCGTCTAACCGCGCCAAAGAAGCGAAAAACGGCGTGAACGTGGCGTACAGCATTCCAAAAGAAGGCGCGCTGGCGTTCTTCGACGTCTTCGCCATTCCGGCGGATGCGAAAAACCTCGACGAAGCTTACCAGTTCCTGAACTACCTGATGGAACCGAAAGTGATCGCGCAAATCAGTAACACTGTTTACTACGCGAGCGGCAACAAAGCGGCAACGCCTCTGGTGAATGAAAATGTGCGCAATAACCCTGGCATTTATCCGCCGGCAGATGTGCAGGCCAAACTCTTCAGCCTGAAAGTTCAGGATCCGAAGATTGACCGCGTAATTACACGCTCGTGGACCAAGGTAAAAACGGGTAAGTAA
- a CDS encoding YbjN domain-containing protein has product MDSLIVPDLALLRRWLDQLGISFFECDSCQALHLPHMQNFDGIFDAKLDIVDNVILFSALAEVKPTALIPLVADLSSINASSLTIKAFVDIQDDNLPKLIVCQSLTIAVGVTEEQFAFFLQQAEEQMSMIILEAHANDLLFLGDDEEGSPAISVNLPLLH; this is encoded by the coding sequence ATGGATTCGCTCATCGTCCCTGATTTGGCGCTGCTGCGGCGCTGGCTGGATCAGCTGGGCATTTCTTTTTTCGAGTGTGATTCTTGTCAGGCTCTTCATTTGCCGCATATGCAGAATTTTGATGGCATTTTTGATGCCAAACTCGATATCGTGGATAACGTCATTTTGTTCTCCGCGCTGGCCGAAGTAAAACCAACGGCGCTGATCCCGCTGGTGGCTGATCTGAGCTCGATTAACGCCAGCTCGCTGACCATCAAGGCCTTTGTTGATATTCAGGATGACAACCTGCCGAAGCTGATTGTTTGCCAGTCGCTGACGATCGCCGTGGGTGTCACTGAAGAGCAATTTGCCTTCTTCCTGCAACAGGCCGAAGAGCAGATGTCGATGATTATTCTTGAAGCCCACGCCAATGATCTGCTGTTCCTTGGCGATGATGAAGAAGGCTCTCCGGCCATTTCCGTGAACCTGCCTTTGTTGCACTAA
- the rimK gene encoding 30S ribosomal protein S6--L-glutamate ligase — MKIAILSRDGSLYSCKRLREAAEARGHEIDIIDPLSCYMNINPAAPSVHYRGRQLEKYDAVIPRIGSAITFYGTAVLRQFEMLGSFPLNESVAITRARDKLRSMQILAREGIDLPITGFANAPDDTSDLIALVGGAPLVVKLVEGTQGIGVVLAETRQAAESVIDAFRGLNAHILVQEYIREAEGRDIRCLVVGKRVVAAIERQAKPGDFRSNLHRGGTATNVKITPEEKEIAVKAALTLGLDVAGVDILRAHRGPLVMEVNASPGLEGIETTTGLDIAGMMIDYIEQRAKPGFRLKSGG; from the coding sequence ATGAAGATTGCAATTCTTTCCCGTGACGGGTCTTTGTATTCGTGTAAACGGCTGCGGGAAGCCGCAGAAGCCCGCGGGCATGAGATCGACATTATCGATCCGCTTTCCTGCTATATGAACATCAATCCGGCCGCGCCGAGCGTGCATTATCGCGGGCGTCAGCTGGAGAAGTATGACGCCGTGATCCCGCGCATCGGTTCCGCCATTACGTTTTACGGTACCGCCGTGCTGCGCCAGTTTGAAATGCTGGGGAGTTTTCCTCTCAATGAATCCGTGGCGATTACCCGCGCGCGCGATAAGTTGCGTTCCATGCAGATTCTGGCGCGGGAAGGCATCGATTTGCCGATTACCGGCTTTGCCAATGCGCCGGACGATACGTCGGATTTGATCGCGCTGGTCGGCGGTGCGCCGCTGGTGGTGAAACTGGTCGAAGGCACGCAGGGCATCGGCGTGGTGCTGGCGGAAACCCGTCAGGCGGCGGAAAGCGTGATTGACGCCTTCCGCGGGCTGAATGCGCACATTCTGGTTCAGGAATATATCCGCGAAGCCGAAGGGCGCGACATCCGCTGTCTGGTGGTGGGTAAACGCGTGGTGGCGGCGATTGAACGTCAGGCTAAACCGGGCGATTTCCGTTCCAATCTTCATCGCGGCGGAACCGCGACCAACGTCAAAATCACGCCGGAAGAGAAAGAAATTGCAGTGAAAGCCGCACTGACGCTGGGGCTGGACGTCGCCGGGGTGGATATTTTGCGTGCGCACCGTGGCCCGCTGGTGATGGAAGTCAACGCTTCGCCGGGGCTGGAAGGTATCGAAACCACAACCGGCCTGGATATCGCGGGCATGATGATTGATTACATCGAACAGCGGGCGAAGCCGGGATTCCGGCTCAAATCTGGCGGCTAA